Proteins from a single region of Chryseobacterium sp. T16E-39:
- the rfbC gene encoding dTDP-4-dehydrorhamnose 3,5-epimerase, which translates to MKIKETPLRDCYIIEPTLFEDERGYFYEKFNEKKFEELTDMNGHFVQDNISKSTYGVLRGLHLQRGEKAQAKLVSCLEGKVLDVAVDLRQDSPTFGKWFSIELTEENKVQLYVPRGFGHGFSVLSETAVFSYKCDNFYDKESEGGVLWNDLELNIDWQLPLQDVILSEKDKVLPAFSSKFF; encoded by the coding sequence ATGAAAATAAAAGAAACACCACTTAGGGACTGCTACATCATAGAACCCACTCTTTTTGAAGATGAAAGAGGATATTTTTACGAAAAATTCAATGAGAAGAAATTCGAAGAATTAACAGATATGAATGGGCATTTCGTTCAGGACAATATCTCGAAATCAACTTATGGAGTTCTTAGAGGTTTGCATTTGCAAAGAGGAGAAAAGGCCCAGGCAAAATTAGTTTCATGTTTGGAAGGGAAAGTTCTGGACGTAGCTGTTGATTTAAGACAAGATTCACCAACATTTGGAAAATGGTTTTCTATTGAACTAACAGAGGAAAATAAAGTACAATTATATGTTCCAAGAGGTTTTGGACATGGATTTTCGGTTCTTAGCGAGACTGCTGTATTTTCTTATAAATGTGATAATTTTTATGATAAGGAATCAGAAGGTGGAGTTCTTTGGAATGATTTAGAACTTAATATTGATTGGCAGCTTCCCTTACAAGATGTAATACTCTCAGAAAAAGATAAAGTACTGCCTGCATTTTCTTCAAAATTTTTTTAA
- a CDS encoding glycosyltransferase has translation MEKKIKIVQFVEAFGGGVYTYVKDLSNFLATHQSDMNCDIHLIYSPNRVELDKELFDKEIHPDIYLHELDMQRPINLKKDYTVIRETRKILKKIKPDIIHLHSAKAGVIGRLACQGFVSKKNIYYSPHGFSFVQQNISKTKVLFFKIIEYLMPFLFGGTTVASGNTEYEMAKKIGKTTLIRNGVDFELPQKVYSPVSNERFTVGTVGRLTAQKNPKAFNEIASKLPNVNFVWIGNGELIDDITSENITVTGWIRTREELLQKLNTLDLYLQVSLWEGLPIAILEAMAVRKPLLVSNVMGNKDTVDNGYNGYVYNTTEEAVDKIKLFFDKKKKIEMGDNSFEKAFKEYNKNNNFLNLINLYKRVIK, from the coding sequence TTGGAAAAGAAGATTAAGATCGTTCAATTTGTGGAAGCTTTTGGAGGAGGAGTTTATACCTATGTAAAAGATTTAAGCAACTTTTTGGCAACCCATCAGTCTGATATGAACTGTGATATTCATTTGATATATAGTCCCAACCGGGTTGAATTGGATAAAGAATTATTTGATAAAGAAATACATCCTGATATTTATCTTCATGAACTAGATATGCAGCGTCCGATCAATTTGAAAAAGGATTACACGGTAATCAGAGAGACCCGTAAAATCCTTAAAAAGATAAAACCAGATATAATTCATCTTCATTCTGCAAAAGCAGGTGTAATAGGCAGACTAGCCTGCCAGGGATTTGTATCTAAAAAAAATATTTATTATTCTCCTCACGGATTTTCCTTTGTTCAGCAGAATATTTCAAAAACGAAGGTTTTATTTTTTAAAATTATAGAGTATCTAATGCCTTTTCTATTCGGAGGAACTACAGTGGCGTCTGGGAATACAGAATATGAGATGGCAAAGAAAATCGGGAAAACAACTCTTATTAGAAATGGAGTTGATTTTGAACTGCCCCAAAAAGTATATTCTCCAGTATCTAACGAACGTTTTACAGTAGGAACGGTTGGGAGATTAACAGCACAAAAAAATCCAAAAGCTTTTAATGAGATTGCCTCTAAGTTGCCAAATGTTAATTTCGTGTGGATCGGAAATGGGGAGCTAATTGATGATATAACTTCGGAAAACATTACCGTTACAGGTTGGATAAGAACAAGAGAAGAATTATTACAGAAATTAAACACTCTTGATCTGTATTTACAGGTATCTTTATGGGAAGGCCTTCCAATTGCTATTCTAGAAGCTATGGCAGTTAGAAAGCCTCTTCTGGTGAGTAATGTAATGGGAAATAAAGATACAGTTGATAACGGTTATAATGGCTATGTTTACAATACAACAGAAGAAGCAGTAGATAAAATTAAGCTGTTTTTTGACAAAAAAAAGAAAATCGAAATGGGCGATAATTCATTTGAAAAAGCCTTTAAGGAATATAACAAAAATAATAATTTTTTAAATCTGATTAATCTTTATAAAAGGGTTATTAAATAA